The DNA sequence GCATCATCACCGCGATGTAGAAAAACGCCTTGGTCTTGCCGGTGGTGTAGCGCGCCATGTAGTAGGCAATCGGGAACGCGACGATGGCGCTGGCGATCGACACCACGACCGCCATGCTCAGGGTGCGCAGGATGATGTCGAAATTCGACGGCTGAAACAGCGCGGCGAAGTTGGCCAGGGTCAGGTCCGGGGTGACCGCCATGGTGAAGTCGTCGAAGGTGTAGAAACCTTGCCACAACAGCACCAGCAACGAGCCCAGATAAATCGCGCCGAACCACAGCAGCGGCGGCACCAGCAGCATCGACAAATACAGGTTCGGTTTGCGGTAGAGCAGGTTGGAAAACTTGCGCAGCGGCGCCGATTGCGGGAGGACGAGGGCGGTCATGTCACACCCCGCTCGCAACGGTGTCGTGCAGCGCAATCATCGCTTCCCGCGCCCAGCGTGCGCTGATGCGCTGACCGGTCTGGTGTTGCGCGCTGCTGTCGATCCATTGATTGTTGGCCTGGCTGATGCTCAGGGTCTGGCCGTTTTCCAGGGTCAGTTCGTAGCGCGTGGCGCTGCCCTGATACTGGATGTCGTGGAGCAGGCCGCTGACTTCGATCTCATGACTGGCCAACGGGCCTTCGGCGAAACGCACGTGTTCCGGGCGGATCGAAAACGGCTGCGGATGACCGCTGAGCTGGCGCGCCAGATCGCCGCGAATCACGTTCGAAGTGCCGACGAATTCGGCGACGAACGTCGTGGTAGGTTTCATGTACAGATTGCGTGGGGTGTCGACCTGTTCGATGCGACCCTTGTTGAACACGGCCACGCGGTCGGACATCGACAGCGCTTCGGTCTGGTCGTGAGTGACGAAGATGAAGGTGATGCCGAGCTGGCGTTGCAGCTTCTTCAGTTCGCTCTGCATCTGTTCACGCAGCTTCAGGTCGAGAGCGCCTAACGGCTCGTCGAGCAACAGCACCCGCGGACGATTGACCAGGGCGCGGGCGAGGGCGACACGTTGGCGCTGACCGCCGGACAACTGCACCGGTTTACGGGCGCCGTAACCGCCGAGGGCGACCATGTCCAACGCCTCTTCGGCGCGTTTGTGGCGCTCGCTCTTGCTTACGCCTTTGACTTTCAAACCGTAGGCGACGTTGTCCAGCACGTTCATGTGCGGGAACAGCGCGTAATCCTGAAACACCGTGTTTACGTCGCGTTGATAGGGCGGCAGACCGGCGGCTTCGGCGCCGTGAATGCGGATCGAGCCAGCGCTCGGTTGCTCGAACCCGGCGATCAGGCGCAGGCACGTGGTCTTGCCGGAACCTGAGGGGCCGAGCATGGAAAAGAACTCGCCGTCCTGGATATCGATGGAAACCCGGTCAACGGCTTTCACTTCGCCGAACTGCCGGGAAACGTTAGTGAACTGGACTGCAAGCGTCATGATGCGGTGCTCCAAAAAGGCGAGGGCCGTCGCAGCGGCCCTGCCTGGACTTCTGAAAAACGAACAACGGTTATCTGTTGCCAGGTGAGATCGCGGTATTGGCGGTGATCTCATGTGGGAGCGAGCTTGCTCGCGAAGACGGTGGGTCAGTCACCTGCAATGTTGGATGCGATACCCACTTCGCGAGCAAGCTCGCTCCCACAGGAAAGATCGATTACCTACCGCCCATAATCGCAATGTAGTCCTGCGTCCACCGGCTATAAGGCACAAACTTCCCACCTTCAGCCTGCGGTGTTTTCCAGAAGGCGATCTTGTCGAACTGATCGAATCCGTTGGTCTTGCAGCCTTCAGCCCCGAGCAACTCACTGCCCTGGCAAGCCGCCGGAACCGCCGGCAACGAACCGAACCAGGCCGCCACGTCACCCTGGACTTTCGGCTGCAGCGACCAGTCCATCCACTTGTAGGCGCAGTTCGGATGTTTGGCCTCGGCGTGCAGCATGGTGGTGTCGGCCCAACCGGTGGCGCCTTCTTTCGGCACGGTCGAAGCGATCGGCTGTTTCTCGTTGATCAGGCCGTTGACCTGATACGGCCAGGCGCTGGACGCGACCACGCCTTCGTTCTTGAAGTCGCTCATCTGCACCGTGGTGTCGTGCCAGTAGCGATGGATCAGCTTCTGCTGGGCGCGCAACAGATCCAGTACGGCTTTGTACTGATCTTCAGTGAGCTGGTACGGATCCTTGATCCCCAGCTCAGGCTTGGTGGACTTCAGGTACAGCGCCGCATCGGCGATGTAGATCGGGCCGTCGTAGGCTTGCACACGGCCCTTGTTCGGCTTGCCGTCGGGCAGGTTCTGCGCGTCGAACACCACGTTCCAGCTGGTCGGCGCGGTCTTGAAGACGTTGGTGTTGTACATCAGCACGTTCGGGCCCCACTGGTACGGGGTGCCGTAGGTCTGGTTGTTGACCACGTACCATGGCGCGTCTTTCAGGCGCGGGTCGAGGGATTTCCAGTTCGGGATCAACGCGGTGTTGATCGGTTGCACACGCTTGCCGACGATCAACCGCAGCGAGGCATCGCCTGACGCGGTCACCAGGTCGTAACCGCCCTTGGCCATCAGGCTGACCATTTCATCGGAGGTGGCGGCGGTTTTCACATTGACCTTGCAGCCGGTTTCCTTTTCGAAACCGGTCACCCAGTCGTAGGCCTTGTCGCTTTCACCGCGTTCGATGTAGCCGGGCCAGGCGACGATATCCAGCTGGCCTTCGCCGGCGCCGACGGCTTTCAGCGGCTCGGCGGCCTGCAGGCTGGCGCTGGCCAGCAGGGCCGTGGTGATTGCACTGAGCAGTGCGGTCTTGTGCACGAACATGGTGAACCCTCTTCTTTAAATTATGGTCGGGGCAGTTGTGAACGCGGTGAAGCATGCCGTCAGCGGCTTGTTATTAGCGTAGTCAGAGATGCTGGCCGTGGCGGGCCATGATGTGCCGCACCACGCTGTAGTCCTGTAGCGAATCGCTGGATAAGTCTTTGCCGTAACCGGAGCGTTTCAGCCCGCCGTGGGGCATTTCGCTGACCAGCATGAAATGGCTGTTGATCCAGGTGCAGCCGTATTGCAGGCGTGCGGCGACCTGCATTGCTTTGTCGAGGTTCTGGGTCCAGACCGACGAGGCGAGGCCGTATTCCGAGTCGTTGGCCCAGTCCACCGCTTGCGCCAGTTCGTCGAAGCGGGTCACGGTCACCACCGGGCCGAACACTTCGCGCTGGACGATTTCATCGCTCTGTTTGCAACCGGCCAGCAACGTTGGCTGATAGAAGAACCCGGCGCCGGAATGCACTGCCGCGCCGGTCACTCGTTCGATGTGCGGCTGACCGAGGGCGCGCTCGACGAAACTGGCCACACGATCACGCTGGCGGGTGCTGATCAGCGGTCCGATTTCGTTGTCGGCATCACGTTTGCCGGCGAAGCGCAGGCTGCTGACCGCCGCGCCGAGTTCGGCCACCAACTTGTCGTGAATCCCGGCCTGGGCGTAGATCCGGCAAGCCGCCGTGCAATCCTGCCCGGCGTTGTAATAGCCATAAGTGCGAACGCCTTCGACCACGGCTTTGAGGTCGGCGTCATTGCAGACGATCACCGGGGCCTTGCCGCCGAGTTCGAGGTGCGTGCGTTTGAGGGTTTTGGCGGCGGCCTGGAGGATTTTCTGGCCGGTGACGATATCGCCGGTCAGCGACACCATGCGCACTTTTGGATGACCGACCAAGTGACTGCCAACGCCTTCGCCACCACCGCAGACGATATTGATCACCCCGCGCGGCAGAATCTCGGCCAGCGCTGGCGCCAGCGCCAGAATCGACAGCGGCGTGTGTTCGGACGGTTTGAACACCAGCGTGTTACCGGCAGCGAGGGCCGGGGCGATCTTCCATGCGGCCATCATGATCGGGTAGTTCCACGGTGCAATCGAGGCGACAACGCCAATCGGATCGCGGCGCACCATGCTGGTGTAGCCCGGCACGTATTCGCCGCTGAGCTGGCCGGTCTGGCAGCGCACGGCGCCGGCGAAGAAGCGGAACACATCGACGGTCGCGGTTAAATCGTCCTGCCGCGCCAGATGCAGCGGCTTGCCGCAGTTCAGGGCTTCGAGGCGGGCGAGGTGGTCAGCGTGTTTTTCGACGGCGTTGGCAATTTCCAGCAGGAAATTCGAGCGCTGTTGCGGAGTAGTGCGCGACCACTCGGCAAAGGCGCGGTGGGCGGCGAGGATGGCGGCTTCGACTTGTTCGGTGCTGGCTTCGGCGATCTGGGTCAGAACTTCGCCGGTGGCCGGGTTGAGGATCGGTTCGACAAAACCCTGGCCGGCGATCAATTCGCCGTCGATCAGCAACGCGGTGTGCATGTGGGTCTGCGCGCCAGCCATTTTCCGGGATCTCTTTTCTTGTGTGGTCATATTGCTCCCTGTTCCGGGAGCCGACCGTCTTATAGATGCAGCAAGACTAGTGCGCGGCTCCGGGGTCGACAAATTCTAAATACTGAAGGTGGCATTCGATTAAATAGATGGCTTGCGTCCGCCGTGAGGCTGTTCGCGGGCCACGGTCAGGAAAGGATCGACCAACGCGGGGCGAGCGGTGCCGCGACGCCAGGCCAGGCCGACGTCGAGGGTCTGGCTGAGGTCGGCAATCGGCCGCGCTTCAATGATGTCGCCTTCCAGCGACCAGGGGCGGTAGGTCATGTCGGGCTGGATCGAAACACCGAGACCCGCCGCCACCAGACTTCGCACGGCTTCTGTGGAAGCGGTTCTCAAAGTGATTTTGGGTTGCAGCCCGGCGCCACGCCAAAGGCGTTGGGCATTGCGATCCATCTCGTCGACATTCAGCTGAATCAACGGCTCCCGGGCAACGTCGGCGAGGTTGATGCTGTCGTGTTCCAGCAGCGGATGCTGGGCCGGCAGCCACAAGCGGTGCGGCGAGTGGGTCAGCACTTCGGTCTGCAAGGCGTGACGGTCTTCGAGGTTGGAGAGGATCAGCACGCCGACATCGATCTCGCCGCTGACCAGCAGATGCTCGATGTACGGCCGCTCATCCTCCATCACCCGGATTTCGACATTGGGGTAGGCACGCTGGAAGCGGGTGAGCAAATCCGCCAGGTAATAACCGGCCACCAGACTGGTCACCCCGACAATCAACTGCCCCGCGACCTGATCGGTGCTTTGTTGCAGGCTGCGTTTGGCGTTGTCCACGGTCGCCAGAATCAGGTGCGCCTGGCGCAGGAACTGGTGTCCCTGATGGGTGAGGGTCATGCCCTTGGCGTGGCGATTGAACAGGCTGACGCCGATTTCTTCCTCCAGTTGCTGAATGGCCAGGGTCAGGGTCGACTGGGATATGAACGCAGTTTGCGCGGCGGCCGAGATCGAGCCGGTCTCGGCCACGGCAATGAAATGGCGGATCTGACGCAGGGTCATCATGGAAGGTTTACCCGGTGGGCGGTTTTTATAGATTGCCTCGAGTGTATATCTATTTTCGCGAAGGGCTGCGGTGGGTCAGGCAACATCTGGAAGCACACTCGCACCCAAGTCACGGGCACTTTCGAACTAGGCTGAGGGCCTTATTGATCCGGATAACCCCTGTTTGGAGACGGAACATGAACACCCGTGGATTGCTCGATCAACTCCTCAAGTCCGGCCAGGATCTGCTGCAGAACAAGGCGGGCGGGGCGCAGAACAAACCGGCTGCCGGTGGCTTGGGCGGTTTGCTGGGCGGATCTTCCAGTAATGGCGCACTCGGCGGTTTGCTGTCAGGCGCAGGCGGCGGTGCCCTGGCGGCCGGGGCCATGGGCCTGTTGCTGGGCAGCAAAAAGGCCCGCAAGGTTGGCGGTAAAGTCGCTATCTACGGCGGCCTCGCCGCACTGGGCGTGATCGCCTACAAAGCCTACGGCAACTGGAACGCCCAAAAAGGCATCGCCCCGCAAAGCGAACCGCAAACCCTCGATCGCCTGCCACCGGCGCAAGTCGAGCAACACAGCCAGGCCATCCTCAAGGCCCTGGTCGCCGCCGCCAAAGCCGACGGCCACATCGACGACCGTGAACGCCAACTGATCGAGGGCGAATTCACCCGACTCGACAACGATCAGGAACTCAAACACTGGCTCCACGCCGAACTCAACAAACCCCTCGACCCCACCGACGTCGCCCGTGCGGCGAGCACGCCGGAGATGGCCGCCGAGATGTACGTGGCGAGCGTGATGATGGTGGATGAGGAGAACTTCATGGAGAAGAGCTATCTGGATGAACTGGCGCGGCAGTTGAAGCTGGAGCCGGGGTTGAAGGTGGAGCTGGAGAAGCAGGTCCGTGTGGCTACCCTGTAGAACCGCTGTCATCGATACAAGAACCCGCGATCCTGCACAGGATGGCGGGTTCTTTCGTTGCAGCGAGCGGCTCCGCAGATGAACAGGCGCTTGCGGTGTCGTCGGCCCCTTAACAACTGAAATGGCCGATCCATCGCCCCTTTTTGCCGATGCGCCACTGGTACGCCGACCGCCGATTGCCGGAAAGTCCCTGTCCAGAGCCCGTCGTGTTTTATGACCGGAAGGCCTGAGCGCGGCAAACCGTCTTATAAATGAAACACCGCCCTCAGCTATACTCCCCCGCATTTCGACCCGCCCCGAGGACTGACTGTGAAGAACTGGACGTTGCGCCAACGCATTTTGGCGAGCTTTGCGGTGATTATCGCCATCATGCTGCTGATGGTGGTCGTCTCGTATTCGCGGCTGCTGAAGATCGAAGCCAGTGAAAACAGCGTCCGTGACGACGCGATTCCCGGCGTCTACTACAGCTCGATGATTCGTGGCGCGTGGGTCGACAGTTATCTGCAGACCCAGGAGTTGCTCGGCCTCAAGCAGGGCGAGGGCATCAGCACTGAAGATGCGGCGGACTACAAGGCGTTCGAAACCCGCTTGCAGGAGCAGATGGCCAACTACCGCAGCACCATGGCGACGGATGAAGACCGTAACGAGTTCGCTGCTTTCGAGAAGTATCACGAGGCTTACATGCAGATCCAGAATTCGGTTCTGGACTTGCACAAGCGCAATCTGGAAGCCGATGCGGTCAAGCTGTTCAATGAGAAACTGACCCCGACCTGGTACAGCGGCCGGATGAAGCTCAACGACATCATTGGCGAGAACAAGAAAGTCGCCGATCAGGCCATGGCCAACATTGACGAAGCGGTGTCGGCGGCCAAGGTCAGCATGTTCACCTCGTTGCTGATCGCCGTGCTGGCCGCCGGCCTCTGTGGTCTGTTGCTGATGCGCGCAATCATGGCGCCGATGAACCGCATCGTGCAGATCCTCGACATCATGCGCACGGGCGATCTGAGCAGCCGCTTGAACCTCGAGCGCAAGGACGAGTTCGGCGCGGTGGAAACCGGCTTCAACGACATGATGGCCGAGCTGACTTCGCTGGTATCGCAGGCCCAGCGCTCGTCGGTGCAGGTCACCACCTCGGTGACCGAGATCGCCGCCACCTCCAAACAACAGCAGGCCACCGCCACCGAAACTGCTGCGACCACGACTGAAATCGGCGCGACGTCCCGCGAAATCGCGGCGACCTCCCGCGACCTGGTGCGCACCATGACCGAAGTCTCCACCGCCGCCGATCAGGCCTCGGTGCTGGCCGGTTCCGGGCAGCAAGGTTTGGCGCGGATGGAAGACACCATGCACTCGGTGATGGGCGCGGCGGATCTGGTGAACGCCAAACTGGCGATCCTCAACGAGAAGGCCGGCAACATCAATCAGGTGGTGGTGACCATCGTCAAGGTCGCCGACCAGACCAACCTGCTGTCCCTGAACGCCGCGATCGAAGCGGAGAAGGCCGGCGAATACGGTCGCGGTTTCGCCGTGGTCGCCACCGAAGTGCGGCGTCTGGCGGATCAGACCGCTGTTGCCACGTATGACATCGAACAGATGGTCCGCGAGATCCAGTCGGCGGTCTCCGCCGGGGTGATGGGCATGGACAAGTTCTCCGAGGAAGTGCGTCGCGGCATGGCCGAAGTGCAGCAAGTCGGCGAACAGCTGTCGCAGATCATCCATCAGGTGCAGGCGCTGGCGCCGCGAGTGTTGATGGTCAACGAGGGCATGCAGGCCCAGGCCACCGGCGCCGAACAGATCAACCATGCGCTGGTGCAACTGGGTGATGCCAGCAGCCAGACGGTCGAGTCGTTGCGTCAGGCCAGTTTCGCCATCGACGAACTGAGTCAGGTGGCCGTGGGCCTGCGCAGCGGCGTTTCGCGATTCAAAGTCTGATGAGCGAAATCACCGCCAAACGCAGCGCTGCACCGGTGGCGAAGCAGGCGTTGTTCCTGCTGTTTCGCATCGGCAGCGAACGCTACGCCTTGCGTGCAACGGAAGTGGCCGAAGTGCTGCCGCGCCTGCCGTTGAAGCCGATTGCCCGGGCGCCGCACTGGGTGGCGGGGGTGTTCGCCTATCGCGGCACGGTGGTGCCGGTGATCGACCTCAGTGCCCTGACTTTCGGCCAGCCTGCCGAGGCGCGCACCAGTACGCGACTGGTGCTGGTGCATTACCGCGCGGATGACTCGCAACCCTCGCAATGGCTGGGGCTGATCCTCGAACAGGCCACCGATACCCTGCGCTGCAACCCGGAGGATTTCCGGCCGTACGGCCTCGACAATCGTCAGGCGCCGTACCTGGGCCCGGTGCGTGAAGACGCGCAAGGGCTGGTGCAGTGGGTGCGGGTCAACGACTTGCTGGACGAGTCGGTGCGCACGCTGCTGTTCCCGTCACCGCCGCTGGACCCAAAGCGGCTTGAGGAGCAGCCATGAGCAGCGACCAGCGCTTCTTCGATTTCCTCAAGGAACGCATCGGCCTCGATGTCGCCTCGGTCGGGCCGGCGATCATCGAGCGGGCCGTGCGCCAGCGCATCACCCTGTCGCAAACGGTGAATGCCGATGAGTACTGGCAGGCCCTGCAAGGCTCGCGGGATGAACAGCAGGCGCTGATCGAAGCGGTGATCGTCCCCGAGACCTGGTTTTTCCGTTACCCGGAATCCTTCGCCACCCTGGGCAAACTGGCGCGCAAACGCCTGGGTGAACTGAACAACATGCGCGCGCTGCGCATCCTCAGCCTGCCGTGTTCCACCGGTGAAGAACCCTATTCGATTGCCATGGCGTTGCTCGATGCCGGCCTCAAGCCCCATCAGTTCAAGGTCGATGGCATGGACGTCAGCCCTCTGTCGGTGGACAAAGCGCGGCGGGCGTTGTACGGCAAGAACTCGTTCCGCGGCCAGGAGCTGGACTTCCGTGAGCGGCATTTTTTCGCCGAGAACGACGGCTATCGGGTGAATGAAATTGTCCGCGAGCAGGTGCGCCTGCATGTCGGCAACGTGCTCGATCCGTCATTGCTGGTCAACGAGCCGCCGTTCGATTTCGTGTTCTGTCGCAACCTGCTGATCTATTTCGACCAGCCGACCCAGCAGCAGGTATTTGCGGTGCTGAAGCGCCTGACCCATGTCGATGGCGTGCTGTTTATCGGCCCCGCCGAGGGCAGTCTGCTCGGGCGTTTGGGCATGCGCTCGATCGGGATTCCGCAGTCCTTCGCCTTCAGCCGTCACAGCGAACCGCAGCCCGAACCGTTGCCGTTGCCGATGCCGACCGCGACTGCCGTGCCGTTGCCTGTGCGCCAGCCGGTGCGCAGCACGCCACCGCCGCCAGTGCGTAACCGTCCGTTTGCTGGCGTGACGCCTTTGCCCGCGACGGCTAAAAGCACCAACCCCGACGCCGCGACGTTGCTGGCCAACATCGCCGCCCTGGCCAACGAAGGCAAAAGTGCCGAGGCCCGGGCCGCGTGCGAACAGTATTTGCGCAGCCATGAGCCGGTGGCCCAGGTGTTTTACTGGCTCGGCCTGCTGAGCGATGTGGCCGGCAGCGCCCTCGAAGCCCAGGGCTTTTACCGAAAAGCGCTGTACCTCGAACCGCAACACCCCGAAGCCTTGATGCACCTGGCTGCGTTGCTGCAGGCCCAGGGCGACACGGCCGGCGCCAGACGATTGCAGGAGCGCGCCGCCCGCAGCGACCGCACCGCCGACAGTGAGCGTAAACGATGATCCCGTCCGACACCTTGAACGTCACCCACGAAGACGCCCGGGCCATCGACGATTGCTGGAACCGCATCGGCATCCACGGCGACAAGTCCTGTCCGCTGCTGGACGAGCACATCCATTGCCGCAATTGCTCGGTGTATTCCGCCGCCGCCACGCGTTTGCTCGACCGCTATGCGTTACAGCAGGACGAGCGCGACCCGGTGGCGACCCAGATTGAAACCGAGCTGAAGACCCGCTCGCTGCTGATGTTCCGTCTCGGCGAAGAATGGCTCGGCCTGGCCACCCGCAGTCTGGTTGAGGTCGCGCCGTTGCAGGCGATTCACTCGCTGCCGCACCAGCGCTCCCGGGCCTTGCTCGGCGTGGCGAACGTGCGCGGTGCGCTGGTGGCGTGCCTGTCGCTGGTCGAACTGCTCGACCTCGACAGCAACGTAGCCCCGGCGACCGGCGCGCGGATCATGCCGCGCATGCTGATCATCTCGGCCCAGGGCGGGCCGGTGGTGGTGCCGGTGGACGAGGTCGACGGGATTCACGCCATCGACGAGCGAATCCTTGATGCCGCGTCACGTTCCGGCGCACAGGCCAGCGCCAAATACACCCGAGGCGTGCTCCCTTTCAAAGGTCGCAGCCTGCGTTGGCTGGATGAAGAACAGCTGTTGTCCGCCGTGTCCCGGAGCCTCACATGACCCCCGAGCAAATGCGCGACGCCTCCCTGCTGGAGCTGTTCAGCCTCGAAGCCGAAGCCCAGACCCAAGTGCTCAGCGCCGGGCTGCTGGCGCTGGAGCGCAACCCGACCCAGGCTGATCAGCTCGAATCGTGCATGCGCGCGGCGCACTCGTTGAAAGGCGCGGCGCGGATTGTCGGCATCGACAGCGGCGTCAGCGTCGCCCACGTGATGGAAGATTGCCTGGTCAGCGCCCAGGAAGGGCGGTTGTTCCTGCGCCCCGAGCATATCGACGCGTTGTTGCAGGGCACCGATCTGCTGATGCGCATCGCCACCCCGGCCAATGGCCCGCAACCGGCGGACATCGAGGCTTACGTGGCGTTGATGGGTGGTTTGCTCGACCCTACGGCACCGGCCGTGGTGCCTGCCGCTCCGAGTGCGCCACCGATGGCGGAGTTGCAGCTTCAGCCACCGCCAGTGGTTGAACCGGCCCCGGTTGAAATCCCGGTCGAGGTTGCCGAGCCAGAACCCGCGCCGCGCAAGAGCAAGCGCACCACTGAAGGTGGCGAGCGGGTGCTGCGGGTCACCGCCGAACGCCTGAACAGCCTGCTCGATCTGTCGAGCAAATCCCTGGTGGAAACCCAGCGCCTCAAGCCGCACCTGGCCACCATGCAGCGTCTCAAACGCATGCAGAACAACGGCCTGCGGGCGCTGGAAAGTCTCAACGTTCATCTCAAGGAGCACGCCCTTAGCCTTGAAGCTCAAGAGGCGCTGGAAGACGCGCGCCGTTTGCTTGCCGAATCCCAGCAACTGCTGGCAGAGAAAAACGCCGAACTCGACGAGTTTGCCTGGCAAGCGAGTCAGCGCGCACAAGTGCTCTACGACACCGCGCTGGCCTGCCGCATGCGGCCGTTCGCCGATGTGTTGTCCGGTCAGGTGCGGATGGTGCGCGACCTCGGTCGCAGCCTCGGCAAACAGGTGCGGCTGGAGATCGAGGGCGAGAAGACTCAGGTCGACCGCGATGTACTGGAAAAACTCGAAGCTCCGCTGACGCACCTGTTGCGCAATGCGGTCGATCACGGCATCGAAACCCCGGAAGAACGGCTGCTCAAAGGCAAATCCGAAGAAGGCCTGATTCGTCTGCGTGCCTCGCATCAGGCCGGTCTGCTGGTGCTGGAATTGAGCGACGACGGAAATGGCGTGGATCTGGAAAAGGTCCGTCGCAGCATCGTCGAACGTCAGTTGTCGCCGTCCGAAACCGCCGCGCAGTTGAGTGAAGAAGAACTGCTGACCTTCCTGTTTCTGCCGGGTTTCAGCCTGCGGGACAAGGTCACCGAAGTGTCCGGCCGTGGCGTCGGCCTCGATGCCGTTCAGCACATGGTTCGCCAGTTGCGCGGTGCGGTGGTGCTGGAACAGACGGCGGGTGAGGGCAGTCGCTTCCATCTGGAAGTGCCGCTGACCCTGTCGGTGGTGCGCAGCCTGGTGGTGGAAGTCGGCGACGAAGCCTACGCCTTCCCGCT is a window from the Pseudomonas gozinkensis genome containing:
- a CDS encoding ABC transporter ATP-binding protein; translated protein: MTLAVQFTNVSRQFGEVKAVDRVSIDIQDGEFFSMLGPSGSGKTTCLRLIAGFEQPSAGSIRIHGAEAAGLPPYQRDVNTVFQDYALFPHMNVLDNVAYGLKVKGVSKSERHKRAEEALDMVALGGYGARKPVQLSGGQRQRVALARALVNRPRVLLLDEPLGALDLKLREQMQSELKKLQRQLGITFIFVTHDQTEALSMSDRVAVFNKGRIEQVDTPRNLYMKPTTTFVAEFVGTSNVIRGDLARQLSGHPQPFSIRPEHVRFAEGPLASHEIEVSGLLHDIQYQGSATRYELTLENGQTLSISQANNQWIDSSAQHQTGQRISARWAREAMIALHDTVASGV
- the ydcS gene encoding putative ABC transporter substrate-binding protein YdcS, which encodes MFVHKTALLSAITTALLASASLQAAEPLKAVGAGEGQLDIVAWPGYIERGESDKAYDWVTGFEKETGCKVNVKTAATSDEMVSLMAKGGYDLVTASGDASLRLIVGKRVQPINTALIPNWKSLDPRLKDAPWYVVNNQTYGTPYQWGPNVLMYNTNVFKTAPTSWNVVFDAQNLPDGKPNKGRVQAYDGPIYIADAALYLKSTKPELGIKDPYQLTEDQYKAVLDLLRAQQKLIHRYWHDTTVQMSDFKNEGVVASSAWPYQVNGLINEKQPIASTVPKEGATGWADTTMLHAEAKHPNCAYKWMDWSLQPKVQGDVAAWFGSLPAVPAACQGSELLGAEGCKTNGFDQFDKIAFWKTPQAEGGKFVPYSRWTQDYIAIMGGR
- a CDS encoding gamma-aminobutyraldehyde dehydrogenase, yielding MTTQEKRSRKMAGAQTHMHTALLIDGELIAGQGFVEPILNPATGEVLTQIAEASTEQVEAAILAAHRAFAEWSRTTPQQRSNFLLEIANAVEKHADHLARLEALNCGKPLHLARQDDLTATVDVFRFFAGAVRCQTGQLSGEYVPGYTSMVRRDPIGVVASIAPWNYPIMMAAWKIAPALAAGNTLVFKPSEHTPLSILALAPALAEILPRGVINIVCGGGEGVGSHLVGHPKVRMVSLTGDIVTGQKILQAAAKTLKRTHLELGGKAPVIVCNDADLKAVVEGVRTYGYYNAGQDCTAACRIYAQAGIHDKLVAELGAAVSSLRFAGKRDADNEIGPLISTRQRDRVASFVERALGQPHIERVTGAAVHSGAGFFYQPTLLAGCKQSDEIVQREVFGPVVTVTRFDELAQAVDWANDSEYGLASSVWTQNLDKAMQVAARLQYGCTWINSHFMLVSEMPHGGLKRSGYGKDLSSDSLQDYSVVRHIMARHGQHL
- a CDS encoding LysR family transcriptional regulator, giving the protein MMTLRQIRHFIAVAETGSISAAAQTAFISQSTLTLAIQQLEEEIGVSLFNRHAKGMTLTHQGHQFLRQAHLILATVDNAKRSLQQSTDQVAGQLIVGVTSLVAGYYLADLLTRFQRAYPNVEIRVMEDERPYIEHLLVSGEIDVGVLILSNLEDRHALQTEVLTHSPHRLWLPAQHPLLEHDSINLADVAREPLIQLNVDEMDRNAQRLWRGAGLQPKITLRTASTEAVRSLVAAGLGVSIQPDMTYRPWSLEGDIIEARPIADLSQTLDVGLAWRRGTARPALVDPFLTVAREQPHGGRKPSI
- a CDS encoding tellurite resistance TerB family protein gives rise to the protein MNTRGLLDQLLKSGQDLLQNKAGGAQNKPAAGGLGGLLGGSSSNGALGGLLSGAGGGALAAGAMGLLLGSKKARKVGGKVAIYGGLAALGVIAYKAYGNWNAQKGIAPQSEPQTLDRLPPAQVEQHSQAILKALVAAAKADGHIDDRERQLIEGEFTRLDNDQELKHWLHAELNKPLDPTDVARAASTPEMAAEMYVASVMMVDEENFMEKSYLDELARQLKLEPGLKVELEKQVRVATL
- a CDS encoding methyl-accepting chemotaxis protein, which gives rise to MKNWTLRQRILASFAVIIAIMLLMVVVSYSRLLKIEASENSVRDDAIPGVYYSSMIRGAWVDSYLQTQELLGLKQGEGISTEDAADYKAFETRLQEQMANYRSTMATDEDRNEFAAFEKYHEAYMQIQNSVLDLHKRNLEADAVKLFNEKLTPTWYSGRMKLNDIIGENKKVADQAMANIDEAVSAAKVSMFTSLLIAVLAAGLCGLLLMRAIMAPMNRIVQILDIMRTGDLSSRLNLERKDEFGAVETGFNDMMAELTSLVSQAQRSSVQVTTSVTEIAATSKQQQATATETAATTTEIGATSREIAATSRDLVRTMTEVSTAADQASVLAGSGQQGLARMEDTMHSVMGAADLVNAKLAILNEKAGNINQVVVTIVKVADQTNLLSLNAAIEAEKAGEYGRGFAVVATEVRRLADQTAVATYDIEQMVREIQSAVSAGVMGMDKFSEEVRRGMAEVQQVGEQLSQIIHQVQALAPRVLMVNEGMQAQATGAEQINHALVQLGDASSQTVESLRQASFAIDELSQVAVGLRSGVSRFKV
- a CDS encoding chemotaxis protein CheW, giving the protein MSEITAKRSAAPVAKQALFLLFRIGSERYALRATEVAEVLPRLPLKPIARAPHWVAGVFAYRGTVVPVIDLSALTFGQPAEARTSTRLVLVHYRADDSQPSQWLGLILEQATDTLRCNPEDFRPYGLDNRQAPYLGPVREDAQGLVQWVRVNDLLDESVRTLLFPSPPLDPKRLEEQP
- a CDS encoding CheR family methyltransferase, whose amino-acid sequence is MSSDQRFFDFLKERIGLDVASVGPAIIERAVRQRITLSQTVNADEYWQALQGSRDEQQALIEAVIVPETWFFRYPESFATLGKLARKRLGELNNMRALRILSLPCSTGEEPYSIAMALLDAGLKPHQFKVDGMDVSPLSVDKARRALYGKNSFRGQELDFRERHFFAENDGYRVNEIVREQVRLHVGNVLDPSLLVNEPPFDFVFCRNLLIYFDQPTQQQVFAVLKRLTHVDGVLFIGPAEGSLLGRLGMRSIGIPQSFAFSRHSEPQPEPLPLPMPTATAVPLPVRQPVRSTPPPPVRNRPFAGVTPLPATAKSTNPDAATLLANIAALANEGKSAEARAACEQYLRSHEPVAQVFYWLGLLSDVAGSALEAQGFYRKALYLEPQHPEALMHLAALLQAQGDTAGARRLQERAARSDRTADSERKR
- a CDS encoding chemotaxis protein CheW — its product is MIPSDTLNVTHEDARAIDDCWNRIGIHGDKSCPLLDEHIHCRNCSVYSAAATRLLDRYALQQDERDPVATQIETELKTRSLLMFRLGEEWLGLATRSLVEVAPLQAIHSLPHQRSRALLGVANVRGALVACLSLVELLDLDSNVAPATGARIMPRMLIISAQGGPVVVPVDEVDGIHAIDERILDAASRSGAQASAKYTRGVLPFKGRSLRWLDEEQLLSAVSRSLT